In the genome of Thermoleophilia bacterium, the window GCGCGCGTCCTTCACTGAGATCCCAGGAGTGCAACTCACACAGGAGTTGGGCGTCGAGGAGGTCGTAGTGCAGCGGCGTGACAGCCACGTACCCACCCGCGACGACATCGAAGTCGATGCCGATTTCGCGCGCGCGAGGGTCGTCACACCAGTCGGGCAACTGCGACCACGCCGAGGCACAGTCGATGTTGCCGTCGCCGGACCCAGCCAACGGCACACGACCGTCACCGTCGCCGTGCAACAAGACCTTGTCGTGCAGGCTGGCGCCGCCCAAGCGCGCCGGGCGGATCCCCGAGAACTCGGCGACGGGCAGATCCGGAAGGTTGACGTTGAGGATGGCGCGAGACGGCAGACCGCGAGCGATCACTCGCGCCACCAGGGAATGTATGACCGGGACCGCTTCGTGAAGCCATCCCGGCCGGCGGCTGTGCACCGAGAACGCGAGCGCTGGCCGACCGCGCAGCGCCGCCTCGAACGCCGCCCCCACCGTACCGGAGTAGGTAACGTCGGACCCCATGTTCGGGCCCAGATTGACGCCTGAGACGACTAGATCCGGCAGCGGATCGTCTCCACCCAGGAAGCCGACACGCACGCAGTCGGACGGAGTGCCATCGCAGGCGATGCCATCGAATACTCCGCCGAACCGCCGTTCCTCGAGCGTGAGCGATCGATCGATCGTGATACTGCGTGCAACGCCGCTGCTGTTCGTCGCCGGTGCGATCGTGCGCACGTGGCCGAGACCCTCGAGCGCCGCGCGTAGCACAGCGATACCCGGTGAATCGATGCCGTCGTCGTTGGTGAGAAGAATGCGAGGTGTCACGCAGTCATTCTACCGAACCCGCAACCGCACGGCAGGACTACCGCCGGCACCGTCGAACCAAGGCCAAGATACGATGAGGATGCCGATGACCACCACCACATCGAGCGCCAGACCACTCCCGGGCGGTCGTATCCGGGCTCGTCGTGTCGTTGCTCTCGTGGCCTGCCTCGTCCTCGCCTCCTTGCTTGCGTCGTTGATCGGCATGGACTACATCTGGCCGCTGTACGTCT includes:
- the surE gene encoding 5'/3'-nucleotidase SurE → MTPRILLTNDDGIDSPGIAVLRAALEGLGHVRTIAPATNSSGVARSITIDRSLTLEERRFGGVFDGIACDGTPSDCVRVGFLGGDDPLPDLVVSGVNLGPNMGSDVTYSGTVGAAFEAALRGRPALAFSVHSRRPGWLHEAVPVIHSLVARVIARGLPSRAILNVNLPDLPVAEFSGIRPARLGGASLHDKVLLHGDGDGRVPLAGSGDGNIDCASAWSQLPDWCDDPRAREIGIDFDVVAGGYVAVTPLHYDLLDAQLLCELHSWDLSEGRAHA